TTTGCCCCTGAAGAAGAAGCAGACCTCCTCCATTACCTGCACCATGAACTGGAAGAATATTTTGTTGTGGAGTACCAGGATAAGGTGGTGGGCTGCGGGGGCATCAATTTTTCTGAGGACAAGCATACCGGAAAAATAAGCTGGGACATCCTCCACCCTGAATACCAGGGCAAAGGGCTGGGCAGCCAACTGCTCCAATTCAGGATTTCCCGGTTACAATCACTAGAACAAGTGGAGCATATCACGGTGAGAACCTCGCAGCTGGTCTACCCCTTTTATGAGAAAAACGGCTTTGCCTTAGTGGAGGTAG
The nucleotide sequence above comes from Nibribacter ruber. Encoded proteins:
- a CDS encoding GNAT family N-acetyltransferase, whose protein sequence is MVMTTDQSYSIRPYQPADQAQVMHLLQLNTPTYFAPEEEADLLHYLHHELEEYFVVEYQDKVVGCGGINFSEDKHTGKISWDILHPEYQGKGLGSQLLQFRISRLQSLEQVEHITVRTSQLVYPFYEKNGFALVEVVKDYWAPGFDLYSMRYTGKI